In Flavobacterium cerinum, one genomic interval encodes:
- a CDS encoding TonB-dependent receptor: MTKTIQYKIALLLLLAGSQTLFAQKKDENLGTEVVNVVKPYTPTISDAFKVKETPTIDDEDNTQKKEIQYNIFSFPVASTFTPSKGKAAGVDKAQKEKLYNNYATLGFGNYAAVNGELFITKNLSNNEYVAGMFRHMSSQGGIKDVLLDDKYSNTSLDLTYGSKQRDFDWNADLGYQHQLYNWYGLPTEFLTFDDNMIAAINPQQTYQTLKLGARLGMKDSYFNEASLQFKRFWDAKGSAENRFFVKPSIDFEFKENKFKADFVVDYVGGNFEKDYFNLPESEMKYSYLTFGVQPSIILKEGDLSVQAGAGLFYNMGKLNNESEGKFYIYPQVKASYKVVGDVMIAYAGAEGGLKQNTYADFVGENQFVAPNLVIAPTSEQYDIYVGLKGKLANNVAYNVRGSYKSDDDKAFFKSNVYDTANTNTEGYIYGNSFSVVYDKLKTISFFGELKMDFSKNVTFGINGTFNSFTTDLEQAWNMPTVKVGADFDFNITEKWYAGTNVFFVGERKDQFMYTDIALTEPQIKTVTLDSYFDLNAHVGYKHNERLTAFLKANNLASQNYQRWLNYPVQGFQFLIGASYKFDF, encoded by the coding sequence ATGACAAAGACCATTCAATATAAAATCGCACTACTTCTGCTTTTGGCAGGAAGCCAGACCTTATTCGCACAAAAGAAAGATGAAAATCTGGGAACGGAAGTAGTGAACGTAGTAAAACCGTATACGCCTACCATTTCGGATGCTTTTAAAGTGAAAGAAACGCCAACAATCGATGATGAGGATAATACGCAGAAAAAAGAAATTCAATACAATATTTTCTCGTTTCCGGTAGCTTCTACCTTTACACCGTCTAAAGGAAAAGCAGCGGGTGTAGACAAAGCGCAAAAGGAAAAATTATATAACAACTATGCCACTCTTGGATTTGGTAATTATGCCGCAGTTAACGGTGAACTTTTTATTACCAAAAATTTGAGTAATAATGAGTATGTGGCCGGAATGTTCCGACATATGTCATCGCAAGGCGGAATTAAAGATGTATTGCTGGATGATAAATATTCCAATACGTCTCTGGATCTTACTTACGGAAGTAAACAAAGAGATTTTGACTGGAATGCCGATTTAGGATACCAACACCAACTTTATAACTGGTATGGATTACCAACGGAATTCCTGACTTTTGACGATAATATGATAGCTGCCATCAATCCGCAGCAAACCTATCAAACGTTAAAATTAGGCGCCCGGTTGGGAATGAAAGATAGCTATTTCAATGAGGCATCATTGCAGTTTAAACGATTCTGGGATGCAAAAGGTAGTGCTGAAAACCGCTTTTTTGTGAAACCTTCAATTGATTTCGAATTTAAAGAAAACAAATTTAAAGCTGATTTTGTAGTAGATTATGTAGGCGGAAATTTTGAAAAAGATTACTTCAATCTGCCGGAAAGCGAAATGAAATATAGTTATCTGACTTTCGGAGTACAACCGAGTATCATCTTAAAAGAAGGCGATCTTTCGGTTCAGGCCGGAGCGGGACTTTTCTATAATATGGGAAAACTGAATAACGAAAGTGAAGGTAAATTTTATATCTATCCGCAGGTAAAAGCATCCTATAAAGTCGTGGGCGATGTTATGATTGCTTACGCCGGTGCTGAAGGTGGTTTAAAACAAAACACCTATGCTGATTTCGTAGGAGAAAACCAGTTTGTTGCTCCGAATCTGGTAATCGCGCCAACTAGCGAACAATATGATATTTATGTTGGGTTAAAAGGAAAATTAGCGAATAATGTTGCTTATAACGTAAGAGGTTCTTATAAAAGTGACGACGATAAAGCGTTCTTTAAAAGCAATGTTTACGATACGGCTAATACGAATACTGAAGGTTACATCTATGGAAATTCGTTTAGCGTAGTGTATGATAAGTTAAAAACAATCAGTTTCTTCGGAGAATTGAAAATGGATTTTTCCAAAAACGTAACATTCGGAATCAACGGTACATTTAACAGCTTTACTACTGATTTGGAACAGGCGTGGAATATGCCAACCGTAAAAGTAGGTGCTGATTTTGATTTTAATATCACGGAAAAATGGTACGCCGGAACCAATGTTTTCTTTGTCGGAGAACGAAAAGACCAGTTTATGTATACGGATATCGCTTTAACGGAACCGCAAATCAAAACGGTTACATTAGATAGTTATTTCGATCTGAATGCGCATGTCGGGTACAAACACAACGAGCGTCTTACAGCTTTCCTGAAAGCAAACAATCTGGCTAGCCAGAATTACCAACGCTGGCTTAATTATCCGGTGCAGGGATTCCAATTCCTGATCGGTGCCAGTTATAAATTTGACTTTTAA
- a CDS encoding DUF6576 domain-containing protein codes for MITIAILIFVAGLVYAVIRITTPKASSKAQNYTLDERYNAAKVEKQKEIDRILEKINKKGIASLSSHEKELLDDYSRK; via the coding sequence ATGATAACAATAGCAATACTGATTTTTGTTGCCGGACTTGTTTATGCGGTCATACGAATTACAACACCTAAAGCGTCTTCTAAAGCGCAGAATTATACGTTGGATGAACGGTATAATGCGGCTAAAGTCGAAAAACAAAAGGAAATTGATCGTATTTTGGAGAAAATAAATAAAAAAGGAATAGCATCCTTAAGTAGTCATGAAAAGGAACTATTGGATGACTATTCCCGAAAGTAA
- a CDS encoding amidohydrolase — MKIKNTFLSVCCLVTAFVSAQKKQEVDLIVSDAKIYTVNKDFQTAEAFAVKNGKIIGIGTKADIQKKFSSKKSLIAKDKYIYPGFYDAHAHFYGLGMNMQAVNLRGTKSFQEVIERIQAFQKVKKHTFIIGRGWDQNDWKDKEFPDKELLDRYFPDVPVVLTRIDGHAMLVNSKALDLAGITIKTKTSGGQIEVKNGKLTGILVDNPMELVSAIIPKPSRQTQINALLDAQREMFKYGLTTINEAGLDRDIIDLIDSLQQENKLDINIYAMVMATRENVDHYTQLGIYKTDKLNVRSFKFMGDGALGSRGACLHQAYSDKPKQFGALLSPIPTIREIAQQIADSDYQMNSHAIGDSTNTVLLKIYKEVLQDKPDRRWKIEHAQIMRETDFDYFKLGIIPSVQPTHATSDMYWAEDRLGKKRLQYSYAYKTMLQKAGLIALGTDFPIEEVNPMYTFYAAVARKDLKNYPENGFQMEDALTREETLKGMTIWAAYSDFEENEKGSLEVGKWADFVIFDADIMTMDIDGIPYTEPVNTFVKGTQVK, encoded by the coding sequence ATGAAAATAAAAAATACATTTTTGAGCGTTTGCTGTTTGGTAACGGCTTTTGTAAGCGCACAAAAAAAGCAGGAAGTCGATCTGATTGTTTCGGACGCTAAAATCTATACCGTCAACAAAGATTTTCAAACTGCGGAAGCCTTTGCTGTAAAAAACGGAAAAATTATCGGAATCGGAACAAAAGCGGATATTCAGAAAAAGTTTTCATCTAAAAAAAGCCTGATCGCCAAAGACAAATATATCTATCCCGGATTCTACGATGCGCACGCCCATTTTTATGGTTTGGGCATGAATATGCAGGCTGTTAACCTGAGAGGAACAAAAAGCTTTCAGGAGGTAATTGAACGAATACAAGCGTTTCAGAAAGTCAAAAAGCATACTTTTATAATCGGAAGAGGATGGGATCAGAATGACTGGAAAGACAAAGAATTTCCGGATAAAGAATTATTGGATCGCTATTTTCCGGATGTTCCGGTGGTATTAACCCGTATCGACGGTCATGCGATGCTCGTAAATAGTAAAGCATTGGACTTGGCGGGAATCACTATTAAAACCAAAACATCAGGCGGACAAATTGAAGTGAAAAACGGAAAATTAACCGGTATATTAGTCGATAATCCGATGGAATTGGTATCCGCTATTATTCCGAAGCCGTCCCGACAAACGCAGATTAATGCGTTGTTAGATGCGCAAAGGGAAATGTTTAAATACGGACTGACGACAATTAATGAAGCCGGTTTGGATCGGGATATTATCGATTTAATTGATAGCTTGCAACAGGAAAATAAACTGGATATTAATATTTACGCAATGGTGATGGCCACGCGCGAAAATGTAGATCATTACACACAACTCGGAATTTATAAAACGGACAAGTTGAATGTGCGATCGTTTAAATTTATGGGAGACGGCGCTTTGGGATCAAGAGGAGCGTGTTTGCATCAGGCTTATTCGGACAAACCGAAACAGTTCGGAGCCTTATTGTCACCGATTCCGACCATCCGGGAAATAGCACAACAGATTGCGGATTCCGATTATCAGATGAATTCGCATGCCATCGGAGATTCAACAAATACCGTGCTTTTGAAAATTTATAAAGAAGTGCTACAGGATAAGCCGGATCGGAGATGGAAGATTGAACATGCTCAGATTATGCGGGAAACGGATTTTGACTATTTTAAGTTAGGAATAATTCCGTCCGTTCAGCCAACACATGCTACTTCAGATATGTATTGGGCGGAAGATCGTCTGGGTAAAAAAAGATTACAATATTCGTATGCATATAAAACAATGTTGCAAAAAGCCGGGTTGATTGCATTAGGAACCGATTTTCCGATCGAAGAAGTGAATCCGATGTATACTTTTTATGCGGCTGTGGCACGAAAAGATCTTAAAAATTATCCGGAAAACGGATTTCAGATGGAGGATGCCTTAACACGGGAAGAAACGTTAAAAGGAATGACAATCTGGGCGGCTTATTCGGATTTTGAAGAAAATGAAAAAGGAAGTCTTGAAGTCGGAAAATGGGCTGATTTTGTAATCTTTGATGCCGATATCATGACGATGGATATTGATGGAATACCTTATACGGAACCGGTTAATACCTTTGTTAAAGGAACACAAGTAAAATAA
- the gyrB gene encoding DNA topoisomerase (ATP-hydrolyzing) subunit B, translating to MSEEVKKNNYSADSIQALEGMEHVRMRPSMYIGDVGTRGLHHLVYEVVDNSIDEALAGHCDTISVTINEDNSITVEDNGRGIPVDIHKKEGVSALEVVMTKIGAGGKFDKDSYKVSGGLHGVGVSCVNALSDHLRATVHREGKVYEQEYERGKAIYPVKQIGETEKRGTIVTFKPDRTIFTQTTEYSYDTLAARMRELSFLNKGITITLTDRRETDKDGNFAGETFHSKEGLKEFVKFLDGNREPIIGHVISMETDKGEVPVEVALIYNNSYSENIFSYVNNINTHEGGTHLQGFRSGLTRTLKKYADASGLLEKLKFEISGDDFREGLTAIVSVKVSEPQFEGQTKTKLGNREVVSPVSQAVAEMLENYLEENPNDAKIIVQKVILAAQARHAAKKAREMVQRKTVMGGGGLPGKLSDCSEQDPAKCEVFLVEGDSAGGTAKQGRDRAFQAILPLRGKILNVEKAMHHKVFENEEIRNIFTALGVTIGTAEDSKALNLEKLRYHKVVIMCDADVDGSHISTLILTFFFRYMKELIENGYVYIATPPLYMVKKGNKKEYAWTDAQRDAISEKMGGGTGIQRYKGLGEMNAEQLWETTMNPEFRTLRQVSIDSLAEADRIFSMLMGDEVPPRREFIEKNAAYAKIDA from the coding sequence ATGAGCGAAGAAGTTAAGAAAAACAATTATTCGGCAGACAGTATTCAGGCGCTTGAAGGAATGGAGCACGTAAGAATGCGTCCTTCCATGTATATTGGAGATGTAGGAACAAGAGGTCTTCACCATTTGGTTTATGAGGTGGTAGATAACTCGATTGACGAAGCTCTTGCCGGACATTGTGATACTATATCGGTAACAATCAATGAGGATAATTCCATTACTGTTGAAGATAACGGGCGTGGTATTCCGGTTGATATTCATAAAAAAGAAGGTGTTTCTGCATTAGAGGTTGTAATGACCAAAATTGGTGCAGGAGGTAAATTTGATAAAGATTCCTATAAAGTATCCGGAGGTTTACACGGAGTTGGGGTATCGTGTGTGAATGCGTTATCCGATCACTTGAGAGCTACGGTTCACCGTGAAGGAAAAGTATACGAACAGGAATACGAAAGAGGTAAAGCAATTTACCCGGTAAAACAAATAGGTGAAACGGAAAAAAGAGGTACGATTGTAACCTTTAAACCGGATAGAACCATCTTTACACAAACTACGGAGTATTCTTATGATACATTAGCGGCGCGTATGCGTGAATTGTCGTTCCTGAATAAAGGAATTACAATTACGTTAACCGACCGTAGAGAAACGGATAAAGACGGAAATTTTGCAGGAGAAACATTTCATTCGAAAGAAGGATTGAAAGAGTTTGTTAAATTCCTGGATGGAAACCGCGAACCGATCATTGGTCACGTAATCAGTATGGAAACGGACAAAGGTGAGGTGCCGGTTGAAGTAGCGTTAATCTATAATAACAGTTATTCCGAAAATATCTTTTCATACGTAAATAATATCAATACGCATGAAGGAGGAACGCATCTTCAGGGATTCCGTAGCGGATTGACCCGAACACTTAAAAAATATGCGGATGCATCCGGTTTATTAGAGAAATTAAAATTCGAGATTTCCGGAGACGATTTCCGTGAAGGTTTGACAGCGATTGTTTCGGTAAAAGTATCGGAACCGCAATTCGAAGGGCAAACCAAAACGAAATTAGGTAACCGTGAAGTAGTGTCGCCGGTAAGTCAGGCAGTAGCTGAAATGCTGGAAAACTACCTGGAGGAAAATCCGAATGATGCTAAAATAATTGTACAAAAAGTAATTCTGGCTGCGCAGGCACGTCATGCTGCTAAAAAAGCGCGTGAAATGGTACAGCGTAAAACCGTTATGGGCGGTGGAGGATTACCGGGTAAACTATCCGATTGTTCGGAACAGGATCCGGCAAAATGTGAGGTATTCCTTGTCGAGGGGGATTCCGCGGGTGGAACGGCGAAACAAGGTCGTGACCGTGCATTCCAGGCAATTCTTCCGTTACGAGGTAAAATCCTGAACGTAGAAAAAGCAATGCATCATAAGGTATTTGAAAACGAAGAGATTCGAAATATCTTCACAGCATTGGGAGTTACTATCGGAACTGCGGAAGATAGTAAGGCGTTAAACCTTGAAAAACTACGTTATCATAAAGTGGTGATCATGTGTGATGCCGATGTGGACGGTAGCCACATCTCAACGCTGATCCTGACGTTCTTCTTCCGTTATATGAAAGAACTGATTGAAAACGGATATGTATATATTGCAACGCCACCTTTATATATGGTGAAGAAAGGAAATAAAAAAGAATATGCATGGACGGATGCACAACGTGATGCGATCTCTGAAAAAATGGGCGGTGGAACCGGTATCCAACGTTATAAAGGTCTTGGAGAGATGAACGCGGAACAGTTGTGGGAAACAACAATGAATCCGGAGTTCCGTACATTGCGTCAGGTTTCTATTGATAGCTTGGCAGAGGCAGATCGTATTTTCTCAATGTTAATGGGAGATGAGGTACCGCCGCGTAGAGAGTTTATTGAGAAGAATGCAGCATACGCTAAAATTGATGCGTAA
- a CDS encoding GreA/GreB family elongation factor, translating to MTFKQKIVDHHMVLLQDKIDVFKDMISGLTEDAQNDAKGSAGDKHETALSMMHLEQEKLSTKLKEAIQMRSVLEKIDTTLETSKIAVGSVIKTNGMYLFMSAALPKISIDGINVIALSPQSPLGVKLMGAGVGETFEINTSKYTIENIE from the coding sequence ATGACATTTAAACAGAAAATCGTAGACCATCATATGGTACTGCTTCAGGATAAGATTGACGTATTTAAAGATATGATTTCCGGTTTAACGGAAGATGCTCAAAATGACGCTAAAGGATCGGCCGGTGATAAACACGAAACCGCTTTGTCGATGATGCATCTGGAACAGGAAAAACTAAGCACTAAACTGAAAGAAGCGATTCAGATGCGGTCGGTTCTGGAAAAAATTGATACGACTTTGGAAACTTCAAAAATTGCCGTTGGAAGTGTGATTAAAACCAATGGGATGTATCTGTTTATGAGTGCAGCTTTACCTAAAATCAGTATTGACGGAATCAATGTAATTGCACTTTCTCCTCAGTCACCGTTGGGGGTAAAACTAATGGGAGCCGGTGTTGGTGAAACTTTTGAAATCAATACTTCAAAATACACAATCGAAAATATAGAATAG
- the asnB gene encoding asparagine synthase B encodes MCGILAVIGKGVDADLVKQLSKRMSHRGPDESDLHITEKGYFLSHERLSIVDLQTGKQPIQGTDSAWMVHNGEIYNHQKLRDTVLKHHTFRTTSDSEVIVHLYEEYGYEFCDMLDGIFAFVVIDGDDFIAGRDPLGVKPLYYGIDAHGTVYFASEMKALADQCKSFAAFPPGHYYTPKTGFVKYYQPQWEDAGKAVEELDLSAIRETLTEAVRKRLMSDVPIGVLLSGGLDSSLTSAIASRLMAKTKGPKLHSFSIGLDDQAPDVIAARAVADYLGTEHHEVYFTVEEGIKILDKLIWHLETYDVTSVRASTPMYFLSKAITDLGIKVVLSGEGADEIFGGYLYFRNAPSVDEFQKETIERVQRLATADLLRADKSTMAHGLEARVPFLDKAFLNLAIKIKPEEKQPATYGGVEKYILRKAFDTPEKPYLPDSVLWRQKEQFSDGVGYNWIDKLIEYGTAQVTDEELEKAAELFPHNTPTTKEAYYYRSVFHKHFPQSSAAKTVRKWIPKWQENQDPSGRANKAHVMADTKIATQKVKV; translated from the coding sequence ATGTGCGGGATATTAGCAGTTATAGGAAAAGGAGTTGATGCGGATTTGGTAAAACAATTATCAAAAAGAATGTCGCATCGCGGTCCGGATGAAAGTGATTTACATATCACCGAAAAAGGATATTTTTTAAGCCATGAGCGTTTGTCAATTGTAGATTTACAAACCGGAAAACAACCGATTCAGGGAACCGATTCGGCCTGGATGGTGCACAATGGTGAAATCTATAACCATCAAAAACTTCGTGATACCGTATTAAAACACCATACTTTTCGTACGACTTCCGATTCTGAAGTAATTGTTCATTTATATGAGGAATACGGTTATGAATTTTGTGATATGCTCGATGGGATTTTTGCTTTTGTTGTGATTGATGGCGATGATTTTATTGCAGGACGTGATCCGTTGGGTGTAAAGCCTTTGTATTACGGAATTGATGCACATGGAACCGTATATTTTGCTTCTGAAATGAAAGCATTGGCAGATCAATGTAAATCATTTGCTGCCTTTCCTCCGGGACATTATTACACGCCAAAAACAGGATTTGTAAAATATTACCAACCACAATGGGAAGATGCCGGAAAAGCAGTAGAAGAACTTGATTTGTCGGCTATCCGTGAAACGTTAACGGAAGCGGTACGCAAACGATTAATGAGTGATGTGCCAATCGGAGTGCTATTGTCGGGAGGACTGGATTCATCGTTAACATCGGCTATTGCTTCACGTCTGATGGCGAAAACGAAAGGACCGAAATTGCATTCGTTTTCGATCGGTTTGGACGATCAGGCGCCTGATGTGATTGCAGCTCGTGCTGTAGCGGATTATTTAGGAACTGAACATCATGAAGTGTATTTTACTGTGGAGGAAGGAATCAAAATTCTGGATAAACTGATCTGGCATTTGGAAACCTATGATGTAACGTCTGTAAGAGCCAGTACGCCAATGTATTTTCTGTCAAAAGCAATAACCGATTTAGGAATAAAAGTAGTGCTTTCCGGTGAGGGAGCAGATGAGATATTTGGGGGGTATCTTTATTTTAGAAATGCTCCGTCAGTAGATGAATTTCAGAAAGAAACCATTGAAAGAGTACAACGATTAGCAACCGCCGATTTGTTACGTGCGGATAAATCGACAATGGCACACGGATTAGAAGCCAGAGTTCCGTTTTTGGATAAAGCTTTTTTAAACCTGGCCATCAAAATCAAACCGGAAGAAAAACAACCGGCGACCTACGGCGGTGTCGAAAAATACATTTTGAGAAAAGCATTTGATACACCGGAAAAACCGTATTTGCCGGATAGTGTTTTGTGGCGTCAGAAGGAACAGTTTTCAGATGGTGTAGGTTACAACTGGATTGATAAATTGATAGAATACGGTACGGCTCAGGTAACGGATGAAGAATTGGAAAAAGCAGCGGAGTTATTCCCGCATAATACGCCAACAACCAAGGAAGCGTACTATTACAGATCTGTTTTTCATAAACATTTCCCACAGTCAAGTGCGGCTAAAACCGTGCGAAAATGGATTCCGAAATGGCAGGAAAATCAGGATCCGAGCGGAAGAGCGAACAAAGCACACGTTATGGCTGATACCAAAATTGCAACCCAAAAAGTAAAAGTATGA